The following proteins are co-located in the Palaemon carinicauda isolate YSFRI2023 chromosome 30, ASM3689809v2, whole genome shotgun sequence genome:
- the LOC137623673 gene encoding piggyBac transposable element-derived protein 4-like, giving the protein MCNAIAYLGKDTVQIPRGSTLGEVFTSDLVAPFQRSGRTVTTDNFFTTLPLALSLLDKDMYLCGTIRQKPYIPKELTEKVLPPKESVAVFNYEHNLTLQCQQISRTKKVMLLSSLHHDPSEVEKRKTDIQMFYNATKGGVDTFDQMCSTSSCIRKSRRWPQTLFYGILNIIMVNSYILYTSMPFTKPVPKRTFLRDIAYELCAPQAIHRYLTSHSLSKGLRQIMVDTFKIPEQVPPRRRIPVGHRKLPKRIRCHSCPPRDDRKTNTACLLCKSPVCLDHQSVLCPNCSICPNCNAALFEAEQGV; this is encoded by the exons atgtgtaatgcgattgcgtacttggggaaggacactgtccagatacctagaggatcgacgcttggagaagtttttacgtctgatcttgtggcaccttttcagagaagtggccgcacagtgacgacggataactttttcacgacgctaccgcttgctttgtcactcttggataaggacatgtatttgtgtggcaccattcgccaaaagccttatattcctaaggaacttacggagaaggtgcttcccccaaaggagtcagtggcagtgttcaattacgaacacaatctaactctacagtgtcagcaaattagtaggactaagaaggtgatgctgttgagttccctgcatcatgatccgtctgaagtcgaaaaaaggaagaccgacattcagatgttttataatgcgaccaagggaggtgtagacacattcgaccagatgtgttctacatctagttgtattcgtaagtcacgacgctggcctcagactctcttttacgggatattgaatataataatggtcaattcttatattctctatacgtccatgcctttcaccaagccagtgccaaagcgaacgttcctcagagatatcgcctacgagttgtgtgctccccaggcaatacatcggtatctaacgtcacacagtttgtcgaaaggactccgtcaaatcatggtggatactttcaagatacctgagcaggtcccaccaagacgtcgaattcccgttggccacagaaaactccctaaaaggattcgctgtcacagctgcccgcctagggacgaccgcaagacaaacactgcctgtctcctgtgcaagagtcctgtttgtctggaccaccagagtgtcctctgtccaaactgtagcatctgtccaaactgtaacgcagcgttattt gaggcagaacagggagtctga